The genomic interval agttttattataaacataatataaatattataataaattagtggacacttcggcgatcgataactccagttcaaaatatagtcgatcgacaccaatagatgtgatcggtatatatatatttagggaaccggtaaaaatttcgtccgttttagatatggtttgaccattcgtaccaacggtcaactaaaaaaatgtgttttgacatattgaaacctcattgaccggggctttgccaaatagatttcttcaattCGGCCGCGCACaataggtaaaaaaaaataggtgatttcaaatatgcaaacggctttcggcattcacatatttgtaataggtcctctcTTAAGGCATATTGgcgatgttttcgatttaccgaaaattcggacggtcaaacaaagttcaaattggatgaaatttttacaggatcactaaatatatatatcaatcacatcggctggcgTCGATCGATTCtgagaattttatttcatatagtcgcttcataatgcgatcgttttattataaacctaatataaaaggttatgatacattagtggacgcgtcggcgatcaataactccagttcgaaatatggtcgatcgacaccaacagatgtgatcagtatatatatttaggaaaccagtaaaaatttcatccgttgtggatattgtttgaccgtccgtacctacggtcaacaaaaaaaaggcgttttgacatattaaaatcctcattgaccggggctttgccataTGGGTTTTcttggtgcgaccacacacaatcggtgacaaaaattaggtgattttagatatgcaaacgactctcggtgttcgcattttggtaatgggtcttcccttatgacatattagtgttgttttttgtttaccggaaatttcgacaGTCAAACAagatctgaattggatgaaatttttaaaaggtcactaaatatatatatatatatatatgcagtccctatccagagtgaaggttcactctgaagtttcagagtgaagttccaattttggcacacttttcggtcaaattttttcaccataaacaattcaatatttaggtatgttattcaagatcatctctacaaaatttcatctaattcggacatcgttaaggtattgaaattagattaaatcaatgaatgaattaaaactgttcaacgtgaaccgttcgtgtaaatctcaattttgaaagctcaaatcattgtcaaattggatgaaactttatagagatgatcttgaatagcatacctaaatattgaatcgcttatagtgaaaaaatttgaccaaaaagtgtgccaaaattggaacttcactctgaaacttcagagtgaatcttcactctggataggaactgtatatatatataccgatcatatcaaCTGgcgtcgatcgatcccgagaagtttccttcatatagttgcttcataatgcgatagttttattataaacctaataaaatatgtatgtataatattttattatttgacgggcttttacgggtcGGGCCTTGCAGGCTTTTAACGGGCCAGGTCCACGGGTCATGTCGgatttcacacctctaatttaaacccatccctctatcAACGAAAGTGGGCTTTATCGCGGGctgggccgggtaaaagcccgtcgggcttgcgggcctccgcaGAATTTTCAGATCCGCGAGCTAAATAATGAGGCATAGTACAACTTGTGTATGTCATACAGCATAATCAGACAGTGGATAAAGAGGGAAGAGGCTAATGCACGTGGGGTGATGGTGTGAATATGTAgtggatgttgttgttgtatgTCATACAACAGCGCACCTGCCTATTTGTATTGTCATAGTTATTGACCAATTGATGAGGTCATATTTTGTCCTAGaattttctatttcttttctCTATTCCTTAAATCTATACTTCAGTCGTAAAACTAATTATTAATGAAATGAACATCATGTTTATTTAGTTTATCTGCTcgtatttcttttaattttcttcCTTATCTATTTGATGGATTACAATCCTAACAACTTTCGTCGATCAATGTGTATTTGCAATATTAATGCCAGATGTCCGCAAGCACAATTATCTATgcttttagtttctttcacTTCTCAAAATTGAACTTTGTAATAATGAAATTCTTCTACAAGTACTTCCCGGTCAAGgctataaattttaaatgtaCGGATAAATTCCAAAATCCAACCGAAGGACTAATAGATAGCTAGCAGTAACGATCACACTTGTACTCAGAATCTCATATATGAGAAATATTCTTCAAATCAACATTTCCTATGTTTTAATCTTCACGATATTGCGCAACTTTTGTATGTTAAAGTGTGACAGTGAAACGTCAAGGCAAAATTGCATGCATAATGCATAATTATGTAATATGATTAGAGGATTTGGTTGCACAGCTGATGGCTATTCTTAAAGAGTTAAAGGAATAGAATGGGCTGCACGACTCCAGTGGTCGAATTGTGAGGTTTTCTGGCTACTTATAGTATAGAGGCAGTACGTAACTACGTATGgtgaatgatgatgatgtgtgCCTTTCTAATGGAGGTGGTATTCTGATGAATATAGAGCTTTATTGGGTCAGGGGAATACCCACAGTGTATTCTATGTGCATAGAGGTGCAAACATTGTTGAACGTGAGATTGCAAATTATGTAGCATGAATTGATGGGCGAGTGAATGCTTCGGGGTTGGGCCTACTCGTGAATCTTGTTCACAATGATAGTTTTAATTTGTAACTGATGTTAGTGCTCGGGAGGAGAGTGGCCGGCCGCCAGCGTACGTAACTATGTCATttgatataattatttatattaaataataataataataatagaaTGTCtcgcataaaaataaaatatgaagtttacataaaaaaccaattatatgtatattatagaaaaatatttatattttcataaGTTATATCTTATTTCTCCCAAATGTTCTAGGTGTAATATTCTCCGAACTCAACCTACATAGTATCTTGTATTACTGAATCATCAAAATTTATCTTACATGTATCATTATAAGGTTAGAAACCACCTAAGACATATGCATGTACTCCTCAAAGGAGTGGAATTACTTTGCTTATTATTTGAAGAATTAGAAAAATACCATTCAATAACTATTTTCACTACTCTCTCCCAGACACTAATTGTTTTACTCAAATAAGACCAATTTTGTATCAGTAAAATTTACGATATACCAAATATACCCTTGCAACTTTAGCCAAAAAGccaaaactctctctctctctctctctctctctctctctctctctctctctctaaatttCCAATCTAGTTTCTCTCTCCAacattctctccctctcaatCTGGTTTCAGGGAAACGATTAGCTCCTTTGACGCTTGTGACTCATCGTCAAAAACCAAGTCATGCGATGCGACGACAGAGAAGGCCAATTAAGGCGAGAGTGAGCCGACCTCAAGCTTCCTGGCACGGTCCTCGGGAGAAGCTATCTTTCTCGTCCAGCCACTATATTGGGTCGCCAAAGTCGCGATCAGAGAAAATGAGGGTGGCAACGACGGCAGAGACTTTAGTTGAGGGAGACGCGATCTAGTGGGAAGAGTGGCGTCGTTGGAGACACGATCCAAGGAAATGAGGGAGATGCATTCCGACAGGAGGAGCAACGGCGCCAGAGGATGAGTCGAAGGGTTGGAGACGCATCGTCATTCTCACCGAACTCGGCCTCCGCCATTTCTATAATGTAAGTTTCTGATTCAACTATtatattttctctctttttatttttatttttatggttgttgtttgtgaatttgtgatttgatttggttgatgatgatgatgaatatGACATTTTAGAAATAATTATAACTTTTAACATTATATATAGAAACGAATTATAAATGAATTCAAAATCTTTTGGGATTAGTTTTGGATTTTTGAATATCTGTGGTATTTGGGATGCTTGCTGTGTAATTCTGAAGGAAACTATGAGTTTTTCAAAGGACTAAAAACGTTTGGTTCAGTCTTGAATTATTAGTATGATAGATTTATGAACAATAGCTTATTATAATCGTTGCAGTATCTTTTTGCTCCTATGATAGTATCTTTATATGCTTGGGGTAGTATCTATGTGTACGGTTGTCAGTAGTATTTAGGACTATGTTAGTATATTTCCAATTCATTAGTAGTATTGATCTATCCAACGTTGTGATATGATATTTAACACGTTGCTGGTGGTGGTAGTTTTTTTGGTAACAACAGTTTTTGTTGTGCTTAGTagtatattttgttttgaatggTAGTAGCTATTGTTGCTGgtgatcatattttttttctgctTCGTAGTAGTTTTTGTTACTAGTGACAATAGATTTTGTTGCCGGTGACATTAGCTTTTTATTGTCATTGACAATAGCTTTTGTTGTCATTGGTATTTAGGACTTTGttagtatctttccaattcattAGTAGTATCCATCCAACATTGTGATATGATATTTAACACGTTGCTGGTGGtggtagttttgtttttttgtaacGGTAGCTTTTGTTGTGCTTAGTAGTAGATTTTACTTTGATTGGTAGTAGCTATTGTTGTTGGTGACAGTATATTTTATTGCCATTGACAATAACTTTTGTTGCCATTAGTATTTAGAACTATattagtatctttccaattcattAGTAGTATCTATCCAATATCGTAATATGATATTTAACACATTGCTTGTTGtggtagtttttttttgtaacgaTAGCTTTTGTTGTGCTTAATAGTAGCTTTTGCTTTGATTGGTAGTAGCTATTGTTGCTTGTGACAGTAGCTTTTATTACCATTGACAATATATTTTGTTTCCAATAACAATAGATTTTGTTGTTGGTGACAATAGCCTTTGTTGTCATTGACATTAGTTTTTATAACCTTATAGGTGGTTGTTGGAACTCTCATAGTAGTAGCTTCTGGTGATTGTGGCAATATCTTTTCTGACGTCGATGAAAGTTGTGGAAGATCTCGCCGGAGACCTCTTAGACTTGCCGAAGTGTGGCCGAAGATGAGAGTGgtagttttgatttttaaggaatttagtattagtatgtaattttgttcaattttATGTCTAAAATAAGTATTTTTATGATACAATAgtcttatatggataaaaactaaaaatattTAGATGTTCTTATCTAAAAACATGAGTTATGAATTTGCCTTATGTAATTGGCCAGAATTAACATTATGAAAATAGCACATGCACTGCAGGTATAGTTGATCGAGGAGGAGATTTTGGCATTTTGCCTATGAAAGTTGCATCATTAATTCCTTGCCTCCTGAATCTGCCAGAATCCGTACGTTGTTGGTGACGACCCTACATAACTTATAATTCGTTTGCATTCGAGATTTGAGAGCGCGCTCCTAGATTACGCACATGATGCGTGTTACGTACTTGATTAATTAGTTTACAttaataatgaattttatGCTTAAATATCCATCAATCAGACATGGATgattattacatttacatGAGAAAATTCTATGCTTAGTATGATAGATTTATGAACAATAGCTTATTATAATCGTTGCAGTATCTCTGAAGGAATTGGCACCACCACCATCTGCGTAAAATTATGGTGCGCTACATACATGAGTAACATCCACCACACATTCACACCACCACCATGTGCATAAACATCTGATGAACCCATTTCCATGCACATGACAGGAATCACAGGATCCGATCCTAGTATCCTTCAACCTACAAGTAAATATTTTCATGACTGTTGGGATTGGAGACTATTACAATTTATCTGAGCAACTaggtaattaaaataattaagtcATGGTCAAAAGTAAAAGCGTAAGATCGAAGTGAACGATCGATAGGAGCGGCCACCAACCACAGCGCATGTTGAACTAACCGGTCAGGAGCAGCTACCGTGTGCATATATAGCTAGCTAACcatgaagaagagaaagatcgAAGTTTTCTcataatgtctatatatatgccgGAGAGTACGTACGTTCTTCATTCACTCTCATCCCAGGCAGCAGCATGGGGTTGCAAGCAGAGTCCGGAACCGTCTGTGTGACGGGCGCCTCTGGTTTCGTTGGCTCGTGGCTAGTCATGAGACTGCTAGAGCGCGGCTACACTGTCCGAGCCACCGTGAGAGACCCTGGTTCGTCGATACAATTAacttgcatgcatgcatggataTCGtatatgtttattaaccaaTTACTGTTTAATTTGCAACTGTAACATGCAGATAATATGAAGAAGGTGGGCCATCTGCTGGAGCTACCGATGGCGGCGACGCGTCTGACGCTGTGGAAGGCGGACCTGGACGTCGAGGGAAGTTTTGATGAAGCCATTAACGGATGCAGTGGAGTTTTTCATGTCGCCACGCCTATGGATTTCGAGTCTGAGGACCCTGAGGTATATTTGTGTgcgtgtgtgtatatatatgcagcTAATGGGTAACACCAGTGAGGAATTGATCCTATATATGTAGCATACTTCCATAGCATATACAAGTTAATTTGGACAGTACAGAGATTAaactacgtacgtacgtacttaATTAAGTGAAATTTTAGTGTCAATTGGTTTAAGTTGGTTGGCACGTAATTGGCAGAATGAAGTGATAAAGCCAACAGTAAATGGGATGTTAGACATCATGAAAGCATGTCTCAAAGCAAAGACAGTTCGGAAGGTGGTGTTTACATCTTCGGCCGGAACTGTCACCATTGAAGAGCATCGGAAGGCGTTTTACAATGAGAACAACTGGACCGATGTTGAGTTTTGCCGGAAAGTGAAGATGACTGGTTGGGTACGTAGGTGACAATATGAGCGATCTATTCGATAGTTTCTTATTTTGTTCACAAACCCTAGTTTTGAATTTTGTTCTTCTGTTTCAGATGTATTTTGTATCCAAAACTCTAGCCGAGCAAGAAGCATGGAAGTTTGCCAAAGAAAACAACATCGACTTCATTTCGATTATCCCAACTCTTGTAATCGGTCCTTTTCTCGCGCCATCTATGCCACCAAGCCTCATAACTGGACTTGCACCACTCACTGGTATTGCTGCTATACAAGGCCATCACTGGCATATATGTTCTGAATATCATATAACTTATTGTGCAGTGCACACCGCAAGAAAATAACTAACCTAGCTTATAATTCCTAGCTCTGAATCTAGAATTTCAAAAACCCGAAAATGAAAAGCTATCGATATGTTACAGGAAATGAAGCTCATTATGGGATTATAAAGCAATGCCAATACGTTCACCTAGACGACCTCTGCCTATCTCATATATTCCTGTACGAGCATCCGACAGCCGAGGGCCGCTACATTTGTTCATCGCATGATGCTACGATTCATGAAATTGCAAAACTGCTAAGCGAAAAATATCCCGAGTACAATGTTCCTACCAAGTACGAGCCTGCACGCTAATCACCCTGTCTACGATCGATTTTATTCATTAAGCTACTCAATTAGTTATTCATAATCTTTGTATATGTGCACACGTACAGGTTCGAGGGCATTCAGGAGAAGTTGACGAATATCCATTTTTCTTCAAAGAAGCTGAAAGAAACGGGGTTTGAGTTCAAATACAGCTTGGAGGACATGTTTACAGGGGCTGTTGACACTTGTAAAGCAAAGGGTCT from Argentina anserina chromosome 2, drPotAnse1.1, whole genome shotgun sequence carries:
- the LOC126784968 gene encoding bifunctional dihydroflavonol 4-reductase/flavanone 4-reductase-like — translated: MGLQAESGTVCVTGASGFVGSWLVMRLLERGYTVRATVRDPDNMKKVGHLLELPMAATRLTLWKADLDVEGSFDEAINGCSGVFHVATPMDFESEDPENEVIKPTVNGMLDIMKACLKAKTVRKVVFTSSAGTVTIEEHRKAFYNENNWTDVEFCRKVKMTGWMYFVSKTLAEQEAWKFAKENNIDFISIIPTLVIGPFLAPSMPPSLITGLAPLTGNEAHYGIIKQCQYVHLDDLCLSHIFLYEHPTAEGRYICSSHDATIHEIAKLLSEKYPEYNVPTKFEGIQEKLTNIHFSSKKLKETGFEFKYSLEDMFTGAVDTCKAKGLLPIPSEEEEAEERGAG